In Methanobacterium sp., a genomic segment contains:
- the cas2 gene encoding CRISPR-associated endonuclease Cas2 yields the protein MYVIIVYDIKVERVNKVKGFLRTQLNWIQNSVFEGEVTPSELAFIKNNLKKIMNKNEDSVIIYTLRTEKALKRDVMGIEKAPIDGIL from the coding sequence ATGTACGTTATCATTGTCTATGATATTAAGGTAGAAAGAGTGAACAAAGTCAAAGGATTCCTCCGCACACAACTTAACTGGATACAAAACTCAGTGTTTGAAGGAGAAGTCACTCCCAGTGAACTGGCATTTATAAAAAATAATTTAAAAAAGATTATGAATAAAAACGAGGATTCAGTGATAATCTACACGCTCAGAACAGAAAAAGCATTGAAAAGAGACGTGATGGGTATTGAAAAAGCACCCATTGATGGAATATTATAA
- the cas1b gene encoding type I-B CRISPR-associated endonuclease Cas1b produces the protein MKRNYYVMSDGILKRKENTVYFVNKEGKKPLPINKIYSIYAYGSLTFSSQVVHLLAKEGIPIHFFNYYGFYDGSFYPRETLLSGDLLIKQAKHYLDHEKRMVIAKKFVEGAGQNMGKVLSYYRIENTIGDTMRDLDGCGAITEVMNVEGRMRSAYYFHMDEILPDGFKMEGRSRRPPENMVNALISFGNSLLYSTVLSEIYNTQLNPTISYLHEPFERRYSLALDLSEIFKPILVDRLIFYLVNKRMLKEEDFEQDINCCLLNDQGRKTFLKEYDERLKKTIKHRELNRKVSYRRLIRLEAYKLIKHLLDSKEYKPFVMWW, from the coding sequence ATGAAAAGAAATTACTATGTAATGTCGGATGGAATTCTTAAAAGAAAGGAAAACACGGTTTATTTTGTAAACAAAGAGGGTAAAAAGCCCCTGCCTATAAATAAGATATATTCAATCTATGCATATGGATCCTTAACTTTTTCTTCTCAGGTGGTACACCTCCTGGCCAAGGAAGGGATACCCATCCATTTCTTCAATTATTACGGGTTCTATGATGGTAGTTTTTATCCTAGGGAAACCCTTCTTTCCGGTGATCTTCTGATCAAACAGGCTAAACACTACCTTGACCATGAAAAACGGATGGTGATTGCTAAAAAGTTTGTGGAAGGTGCAGGGCAGAATATGGGAAAAGTACTGTCCTATTACCGTATAGAAAACACCATCGGGGATACAATGAGAGATTTAGATGGTTGTGGTGCCATCACAGAAGTAATGAATGTGGAGGGGAGGATGCGTTCTGCTTACTACTTTCATATGGATGAAATCTTGCCTGATGGCTTTAAAATGGAAGGACGCAGTCGCAGGCCACCAGAAAACATGGTCAATGCCCTCATAAGTTTTGGGAATTCTCTTCTTTACTCCACGGTACTTAGTGAGATCTATAACACCCAGCTCAACCCCACCATTTCTTACCTTCATGAGCCATTTGAACGCCGTTACTCCCTGGCACTGGATCTGAGTGAAATATTCAAACCCATCCTGGTGGACCGTTTGATCTTCTACCTGGTCAATAAAAGAATGCTTAAAGAAGAGGATTTTGAACAGGACATCAACTGCTGCCTCCTTAATGATCAGGGACGGAAAACATTTCTCAAAGAGTATGATGAGCGCCTGAAAAAGACCATTAAGCATCGTGAACTCAACCGTAAAGTATCATACCGGAGATTAATACGTTTAGAGGCATATAAACTTATAAAACATTTACTGGATTCTAAAGAGTACAAACCATTTGTGATGTGGTGGTAA
- the cas4 gene encoding CRISPR-associated protein Cas4, with amino-acid sequence MLSKTEKHLQIMGTQINYYFICHTKLWFFSHHIQMEQESDLVSVGKQLHQGTYQKEKRDYTIDNLISIDFIKKGDMLEVHEVKKSKKMEKAHEYQLLYYLYYLDVIKGVENVVGMINYPKMRKKIILKWDGTREAEVRELTEKVAALVDGDMPKPVKSPTCRKCAYYELCWV; translated from the coding sequence ATGTTATCAAAAACTGAAAAACACCTGCAGATTATGGGAACCCAGATTAACTACTACTTCATATGCCACACCAAGTTATGGTTCTTTTCTCACCATATTCAGATGGAACAGGAATCAGATCTGGTCTCAGTGGGAAAACAACTCCACCAGGGCACTTATCAAAAAGAAAAAAGGGATTACACAATTGACAACCTCATCAGCATAGATTTCATCAAGAAAGGAGATATGCTGGAGGTTCATGAGGTTAAAAAGAGTAAAAAAATGGAGAAAGCCCATGAATATCAGTTATTATACTACCTTTACTATTTGGACGTGATTAAGGGTGTAGAAAATGTGGTGGGAATGATAAACTATCCCAAAATGAGGAAAAAGATTATCCTAAAATGGGATGGCACCCGTGAAGCAGAAGTTAGGGAATTAACAGAAAAAGTTGCTGCTCTAGTTGATGGTGATATGCCTAAACCTGTGAAATCACCTACCTGCAGGAAATGTGCCTATTATGAGCTTTGTTGGGTTTAG
- a CDS encoding PIN domain-containing protein: MIFIDASFFIAASIKKDQWHTRVREILPEVTEQDKMTSIVVLSEAVTMVGSLVGGKMGALLYNYIMDNHEVNFVDKELSAQAMNFFLNYDGVLSFADSVSVQLMKQYKIDTIVSFDSDFDKVKGIVRIH; encoded by the coding sequence TTGATATTTATTGATGCTTCCTTTTTCATAGCTGCATCCATTAAAAAGGACCAGTGGCACACCCGTGTTCGGGAAATACTCCCTGAAGTTACAGAACAGGATAAAATGACATCCATTGTTGTTCTTTCAGAGGCAGTGACCATGGTTGGAAGTCTGGTAGGGGGTAAGATGGGGGCTCTTTTATATAATTATATCATGGATAATCATGAAGTGAATTTTGTGGATAAAGAATTAAGTGCACAGGCCATGAATTTTTTCTTAAACTATGATGGGGTGCTTTCTTTTGCCGATTCTGTTTCAGTACAACTCATGAAACAATATAAAATAGATACTATTGTTTCATTTGATTCTGATTTTGATAAAGTTAAGGGAATCGTGAGAATACATTAG
- a CDS encoding AbrB/MazE/SpoVT family DNA-binding domain-containing protein yields MTETKISKGFQTVVPAEIRKKFKVGPGDVLEWIPTEEGVELKFRKKVTIDDILGMVDGPETDAVKLKKKAQRGEKI; encoded by the coding sequence ATGACTGAAACCAAAATCTCAAAGGGTTTCCAGACAGTTGTTCCTGCGGAAATAAGAAAGAAATTCAAGGTAGGTCCAGGGGATGTACTGGAATGGATTCCTACAGAAGAAGGTGTGGAATTAAAGTTCCGGAAAAAGGTAACCATTGATGATATACTGGGTATGGTTGATGGACCAGAAACAGATGCAGTAAAACTTAAAAAGAAAGCCCAGAGGGGAGAAAAGATTTGA
- the cas3 gene encoding CRISPR-associated helicase Cas3': MIFAKRQIKNEKEFFQTLEGHTIDSLRILKEYIRTNSEVVSQFCQRWDLSCELFLKNLFISIYLHDIGKLTKQFQDNISLGKSSQKYPHAYYSFFLLNNVDYNQLVEEVSLEKLAVLGHHTQLYNGIYSNDENFGKPKFSEKEIKSFIMDSCSVYHDMGFEKYFKFEGLQFNENDFKFSSSKARRLLNQTKRNVSKFNKNLSFKSIFTYFFSILQLCDDYSSANFSKFIETYEGTETLFGPVLDDPCEYVTELNVKDPLKTVFGDYEPYTFQKDLFEKSPKFSFLFAPCGRGKSEAAISWALNCMEKYNRNKIVFAMPTQVTSNAMWERLCTIFGEGSSKKEKKKNGKKYVGLFHGKSFIKLKSVLIGEKDDLDKKTFEELSGDTFKGNIFFKPITVTTIDHVIYSFVHGFRQADFALGNLQNAIIIFDEVHYYEEKTLNHLFTLFKLLREFEIPHLLMSGTLPDFIKKDADEYLEVVDFEGIEYMPFSFKFYNKELIKLPKSSNDVVETPEVCIDSESIEEIVSQYKKGLKQFIILNTVKRAQEFYKIVKMNLENEIDYPNVLLYHSQYTYNDRVKKESEIRDESENGPFILIATQVIEISLDISCDIMYTEVAPPDAIGQRGGRLNRKGKTFKNGVTHEMKIFLPEKHLPYDENLLKDTQEKIRNGPVSYKEIKEFCDNIYQNRELKKTNLTKIFRKCTLFGYKPIDIVFGDDKGRMLQIRDDKVQKIDVIPSLIYNNNDINLNVENQVKVPFWWYQNDQNECGEDLEFFEIVSRKFGKKEVFYVICKMDYTYDMGFDYGRKVKDTFEDYCS, encoded by the coding sequence ATGATATTTGCTAAAAGACAGATCAAAAATGAAAAAGAATTCTTTCAAACACTTGAAGGCCATACTATTGACTCTTTAAGAATTTTAAAGGAGTATATTAGGACTAATTCAGAAGTTGTGAGTCAATTTTGTCAACGATGGGATTTAAGTTGTGAACTATTTTTAAAGAATTTATTTATTAGTATTTATCTTCATGATATTGGAAAACTTACAAAACAATTTCAAGATAATATAAGCCTGGGAAAATCTTCTCAAAAGTATCCTCATGCATATTACTCTTTCTTTTTACTAAATAATGTGGATTACAATCAATTAGTTGAGGAAGTATCTTTGGAAAAGTTGGCAGTTTTGGGACATCACACTCAACTTTATAATGGTATCTATAGTAATGATGAAAACTTTGGTAAACCTAAATTCTCAGAAAAAGAGATAAAGAGCTTTATTATGGATTCTTGCAGTGTTTATCATGATATGGGATTTGAAAAATATTTTAAATTTGAGGGCTTACAATTTAATGAGAATGATTTTAAGTTTAGCTCAAGTAAAGCAAGGCGGTTGCTCAATCAAACAAAAAGAAATGTTTCTAAATTTAATAAAAATCTTAGTTTTAAATCAATTTTCACCTATTTTTTCTCTATTCTCCAGTTATGTGATGATTATTCCAGCGCTAACTTTTCTAAATTTATTGAAACCTATGAAGGAACAGAAACTCTTTTTGGACCCGTTTTGGATGATCCTTGTGAATATGTGACTGAATTAAATGTTAAAGATCCGTTGAAAACTGTTTTTGGAGATTATGAACCCTATACTTTTCAAAAAGATTTATTTGAGAAATCTCCTAAATTTTCTTTCCTTTTTGCACCTTGTGGTAGGGGTAAAAGTGAAGCAGCGATTTCATGGGCTTTGAATTGCATGGAAAAATATAATCGGAATAAAATTGTTTTCGCAATGCCAACTCAGGTTACGAGCAATGCTATGTGGGAAAGATTATGCACAATTTTTGGTGAAGGCAGTTCTAAAAAAGAAAAAAAGAAGAATGGCAAAAAATATGTGGGATTATTTCATGGGAAGAGTTTTATAAAGTTAAAGTCGGTTTTAATTGGAGAAAAGGATGATCTAGATAAAAAAACCTTTGAAGAGTTATCAGGTGATACATTCAAAGGGAATATATTTTTTAAGCCAATTACGGTTACTACAATTGACCATGTGATATACTCTTTTGTTCATGGATTTAGGCAGGCTGATTTTGCTTTGGGAAACTTGCAAAATGCTATAATAATTTTTGATGAAGTTCATTATTATGAAGAAAAAACTTTAAATCATTTGTTCACGTTATTCAAGCTACTTAGAGAGTTTGAGATCCCTCATTTGTTAATGTCTGGAACATTACCTGATTTTATAAAAAAAGATGCAGATGAATATTTAGAAGTAGTGGATTTTGAAGGCATTGAATATATGCCATTCAGTTTCAAATTTTACAATAAAGAGTTAATTAAGCTTCCTAAATCGTCTAATGATGTTGTTGAAACACCAGAAGTTTGCATCGACAGTGAAAGCATTGAAGAAATTGTTAGTCAATACAAAAAAGGATTAAAGCAGTTTATTATTTTAAACACCGTGAAAAGAGCTCAAGAATTTTATAAAATTGTAAAGATGAATTTAGAAAACGAAATTGACTATCCTAATGTCCTTCTTTATCATTCTCAGTATACTTACAATGATCGAGTGAAAAAAGAATCAGAAATACGTGATGAATCTGAGAATGGTCCTTTTATTTTAATAGCTACACAAGTAATTGAGATTTCACTGGATATTTCATGTGATATTATGTATACTGAGGTTGCTCCTCCTGATGCTATTGGTCAAAGAGGGGGACGTCTTAATCGAAAAGGTAAAACATTTAAGAATGGAGTTACACATGAAATGAAAATATTCTTACCCGAGAAACATTTACCATATGATGAAAATTTATTGAAAGATACTCAGGAAAAAATTAGGAATGGTCCTGTTTCTTATAAAGAAATCAAGGAATTTTGTGATAATATTTATCAAAATCGTGAGCTTAAAAAGACTAATTTAACGAAAATTTTCAGGAAATGCACTCTTTTTGGATACAAACCAATAGATATAGTTTTTGGTGATGATAAAGGTCGTATGCTTCAAATTAGGGATGATAAAGTCCAAAAAATTGATGTTATCCCGTCTCTAATTTATAATAATAATGACATAAATTTAAACGTTGAAAACCAAGTAAAAGTTCCATTCTGGTGGTATCAAAACGATCAAAATGAATGTGGGGAAGATTTAGAGTTCTTTGAGATAGTTTCCAGAAAATTCGGAAAAAAAGAAGTCTTTTATGTCATATGTAAAATGGATTATACTTATGATATGGGCTTTGATTATGGGAGGAAAGTTAAGGACACGTTTGAGGACTATTGTTCTTAA
- the cas5 gene encoding CRISPR-associated protein Cas5: MFGLKFRIEALYFTNFRKSTSTSLINTYSIPPFTTLRGMISNALGLKRDDLRVQDWIKIGIKPQNNINLSTEMTKVLKLKGTGKQYQKTFPSAPIFKEFLVNPIYDVYVGSEQEVIEKIYNALKNPKRPLYIGASDELVDLMVFEPVQIEKKPFNEVCGVVEGIYEDCIIEKIPYKFIQAGRNFSLEYKTISIPKKGKICEEMDLFDFEGEGVVLV; this comes from the coding sequence ATGTTCGGGTTAAAATTTAGAATAGAGGCTCTCTATTTTACAAATTTTAGAAAATCCACTAGCACTAGCTTAATTAATACATACAGTATACCTCCATTCACCACCCTCAGGGGGATGATATCTAATGCATTAGGGCTTAAAAGAGATGATTTAAGAGTACAAGATTGGATTAAAATTGGAATTAAGCCCCAAAATAATATCAATCTTTCTACTGAGATGACTAAAGTCCTTAAACTTAAAGGAACGGGTAAACAATATCAAAAAACATTTCCTTCAGCACCCATATTCAAAGAATTTCTTGTAAATCCTATATATGATGTTTACGTTGGAAGTGAACAAGAAGTCATTGAAAAGATATACAATGCGTTGAAAAATCCTAAACGGCCACTGTATATAGGTGCATCTGATGAACTTGTTGATTTAATGGTTTTTGAACCTGTTCAGATTGAAAAAAAACCTTTTAATGAGGTATGTGGAGTGGTAGAGGGCATCTATGAGGACTGCATTATTGAAAAAATCCCATATAAATTTATCCAGGCTGGTCGAAACTTTTCTCTTGAATACAAAACAATATCAATTCCAAAAAAGGGAAAAATCTGTGAAGAAATGGATCTCTTTGATTTTGAAGGGGAGGGGGTTGTTCTAGTGTGA
- the cas7i gene encoding type I-B CRISPR-associated protein Cas7/Cst2/DevR: MNDLKGINMVWLSETDLTNLNAGEGESNYIDVKKYKKDGTEYPYVSGQAMRFYLREAIRRNLSEDEYMCVPDDKGETCGDIFKCINCDLFGFMTTVKGKGAITRVSPVKVSPAMGIFSFDENSNVDFLTRRHRVTEGSKMEGDIVNVEVGTNIYKDGISIDLLRVGSEEIIDEDNRTVKIEPKIDKNIINSRIQKVIEGIGFLSDYSKQARLLTDFTPDAIAISFQNRYSHRLQKLFELNEEGKLNTERFKQILDEVDEYSDQIFFGIISGLLNEKDEKFVKDVFKEKGIEVKTPKEALDDAASSLTSKSE, translated from the coding sequence ATGAATGATTTAAAGGGAATTAATATGGTATGGCTGTCAGAGACAGATTTAACAAATTTAAATGCAGGAGAAGGGGAAAGTAACTATATTGATGTTAAAAAATATAAAAAAGATGGAACTGAGTATCCATATGTCAGTGGGCAGGCGATGCGGTTCTATCTTAGAGAAGCAATAAGGAGAAATTTATCGGAAGATGAATACATGTGTGTTCCTGATGATAAAGGGGAAACATGTGGGGACATATTTAAATGCATAAATTGTGATCTTTTTGGTTTTATGACAACAGTAAAAGGGAAAGGAGCTATAACTCGAGTTTCACCAGTTAAAGTTTCACCCGCAATGGGAATTTTTTCCTTTGATGAAAACTCTAATGTTGATTTTTTGACTAGGAGGCACAGAGTTACAGAAGGGTCTAAAATGGAAGGAGATATTGTAAATGTTGAAGTTGGAACGAACATTTACAAAGATGGAATTTCAATCGACCTCTTAAGAGTTGGATCAGAAGAAATAATTGATGAAGACAATCGCACTGTTAAGATTGAACCGAAAATTGATAAAAATATAATAAATTCACGAATCCAAAAAGTTATAGAAGGAATAGGGTTTTTATCAGATTATTCTAAACAGGCACGACTATTAACAGATTTTACTCCTGATGCAATTGCAATATCTTTCCAAAATAGATATTCGCATCGATTACAAAAATTATTTGAATTAAATGAAGAAGGAAAACTCAATACTGAAAGATTCAAACAAATTTTGGATGAAGTTGACGAGTACAGTGATCAGATATTCTTTGGAATAATTTCGGGATTGTTAAATGAAAAAGATGAAAAATTTGTTAAAGACGTATTTAAAGAAAAAGGAATTGAGGTAAAAACCCCTAAAGAAGCTCTTGATGATGCCGCATCGAGTTTAACTTCAAAATCTGAATAG
- the cas6 gene encoding CRISPR-associated endoribonuclease Cas6, which yields MRLKISLKAPKNDYLISYNYNHILSAIIYRKIADLDLASQLHASQDFKHFTFSQINIPRRRPSKNGIISRDGRFHFYISSPHDYLIQSMVEGYLEDPEINFKGDRLRVEQVELLKQPDFKKKMKMKTMSPIITRIKREDGKIWDLNPGDLRFYTALQQNLIRKYNSFYDDIYDGDEYVKIVPEMGSVKRKRITIEKNGTQTYHRAYLMYFEVEADERLVKFAYDCGIGEKNSMGFGMVKQVNGA from the coding sequence ATAAGACTTAAAATTTCTTTAAAAGCACCAAAAAATGATTATTTAATTTCTTATAATTATAACCATATTCTTTCTGCCATTATATATCGTAAGATAGCAGATCTTGACTTAGCCAGTCAGCTCCATGCATCGCAGGATTTTAAGCATTTTACTTTTTCTCAGATAAACATTCCTCGCCGTAGACCATCCAAGAATGGCATAATCTCAAGGGATGGTAGGTTCCATTTCTACATCTCCTCACCTCATGACTATTTGATACAAAGTATGGTGGAAGGTTACTTGGAAGATCCAGAGATCAATTTCAAAGGAGACAGGCTCCGAGTGGAACAGGTGGAACTTTTAAAACAACCTGATTTTAAAAAGAAGATGAAAATGAAGACAATGTCTCCTATAATAACTCGAATCAAACGGGAAGATGGGAAAATATGGGATCTCAATCCAGGGGACCTTAGGTTCTATACTGCATTGCAGCAGAATCTTATCCGCAAGTACAATTCTTTTTATGATGATATCTATGATGGTGATGAGTACGTTAAAATCGTTCCTGAAATGGGTTCTGTGAAAAGAAAGAGGATTACAATTGAGAAGAACGGAACTCAGACTTATCATAGGGCTTATTTGATGTATTTTGAGGTGGAGGCAGATGAAAGGCTGGTGAAATTTGCTTATGATTGTGGAATTGGGGAGAAGAATAGTATGGGATTTGGGATGGTTAAACAAGTTAATGGGGCTTAA
- a CDS encoding PIN domain-containing protein, producing MKLVLDTNVFNSRKFCNWLLETPEEKYLPAVAYMEYLYHNLKKGLTQSMTDAFLEQMNISVVPFGQSDAIEAANSAIGNWDFAENARDYAIGATAITLTGKLVTYNVKHFKWIENVVTPDEVINNKRVRPE from the coding sequence ATGAAACTGGTCCTGGATACCAATGTTTTCAACAGCCGAAAATTCTGTAACTGGCTTTTAGAAACTCCTGAAGAAAAATACCTTCCTGCAGTGGCATACATGGAATACCTCTATCATAATCTTAAAAAGGGACTAACTCAATCCATGACCGATGCATTTTTAGAACAGATGAACATTTCAGTTGTCCCATTTGGGCAATCTGATGCAATTGAAGCTGCAAATTCTGCTATTGGAAACTGGGATTTTGCTGAAAATGCACGGGATTATGCTATTGGTGCTACAGCAATCACATTAACTGGCAAACTTGTCACTTATAATGTCAAACATTTCAAATGGATTGAAAATGTAGTTACTCCTGATGAAGTGATAAATAATAAACGTGTTCGGCCAGAATGA
- a CDS encoding AbrB/MazE/SpoVT family DNA-binding domain-containing protein codes for MVSVTKKYQVTIPKEVREDLNIQQGDKVVFVKDKEEKWILMTVGELTDKMIEASSDIEKTIEESRKGFKSGVKRSIQSLGGKD; via the coding sequence ATGGTTAGTGTTACAAAGAAGTATCAGGTAACGATTCCCAAAGAGGTGAGGGAAGATCTTAACATTCAGCAGGGAGACAAAGTAGTTTTCGTAAAGGACAAAGAAGAAAAATGGATTCTAATGACTGTAGGAGAACTGACCGATAAAATGATTGAAGCTTCTTCTGACATTGAAAAAACAATTGAAGAATCAAGAAAAGGATTTAAAAGTGGAGTTAAAAGAAGTATTCAATCACTGGGTGGAAAGGATTGA
- a CDS encoding MATE family efflux transporter, producing the protein MQRNKSTPSTPNHSTDYDKTEGVITILGDPKKALVKLSGPMIISMILMSLYNIVNAIWVAGLGGDALAAVGFVTPLYLILVGLNNGLGAGAASAISRYIGANNKKSANNAAMHTLVLTMGISLILTVVLLVFLEPILILFGAGSTLDLAIQYAQVIILGTILMLFVGAAYGILRAEGDVKRAMYAMILSSVVNMVLDPILIYVAGWGISGAAWGTFISTALVAVILLYWLFVKRNTYISFSFKDFMPDRTITKNILGVGLPASVEFLVISILSIVLNAILVMVAGTDAVAVYTTGWRVVMFAMAPIIGIGTALVTVVGASYGAKKYGTLHMTYKYSLKIGLLVVAVTSILLYVFADYIAMLFTYSSASAYLSPTIASFIQVMCLFFIFLPLGAMSSSVFQGVGKGTTSLILTVLRELAFVSVFAYTFSILLGWGENGVWWGIIIGNLFGSIFAYIWAHIYIKRLEDSSKLDPQLNRL; encoded by the coding sequence ATGCAAAGGAATAAATCAACACCATCAACTCCAAATCATTCTACGGATTATGATAAGACAGAAGGAGTCATTACAATTCTTGGTGACCCTAAAAAAGCCCTGGTTAAACTTTCAGGTCCTATGATCATTTCAATGATCTTAATGTCACTTTACAACATCGTTAACGCAATTTGGGTTGCTGGTCTTGGCGGAGATGCATTAGCAGCAGTTGGATTTGTAACCCCTTTATACTTGATACTTGTGGGGTTAAATAATGGTTTAGGAGCAGGTGCAGCTTCTGCGATATCACGTTATATTGGTGCAAATAATAAAAAATCTGCAAATAATGCTGCTATGCATACACTAGTTCTTACAATGGGTATTTCACTTATCCTGACTGTAGTTCTACTGGTATTTCTTGAACCAATACTCATCCTTTTTGGTGCAGGAAGTACATTAGATCTTGCAATCCAGTATGCACAGGTTATCATTCTAGGAACCATCTTAATGCTATTTGTAGGTGCAGCTTATGGCATACTTCGTGCAGAGGGTGATGTCAAAAGAGCAATGTATGCAATGATATTATCCTCAGTTGTGAATATGGTTCTTGACCCCATACTCATTTATGTTGCAGGTTGGGGAATTTCAGGGGCAGCATGGGGTACATTTATATCCACAGCATTAGTAGCTGTTATTTTGCTATACTGGCTATTTGTAAAGAGGAACACCTATATTTCTTTCTCATTTAAGGATTTTATGCCAGATAGAACCATCACTAAAAATATTTTAGGAGTGGGACTGCCAGCAAGTGTTGAATTCCTCGTGATATCCATTCTTTCAATTGTTCTTAATGCCATTCTGGTCATGGTTGCAGGAACAGATGCAGTTGCAGTTTATACTACTGGTTGGAGAGTAGTGATGTTTGCCATGGCACCAATAATAGGTATAGGAACTGCACTGGTTACAGTTGTTGGTGCTTCATATGGAGCTAAAAAATATGGAACTCTTCATATGACATATAAATACTCTTTGAAGATCGGACTTCTTGTAGTGGCAGTAACGAGTATTTTATTATATGTATTTGCAGATTATATTGCCATGTTATTCACTTACAGTTCCGCAAGTGCATATTTATCACCCACAATTGCTTCATTCATCCAGGTAATGTGCCTATTTTTCATATTCCTACCATTAGGAGCTATGTCCAGTTCAGTATTCCAGGGAGTTGGTAAAGGAACAACCTCTCTTATTTTAACCGTACTGCGGGAGCTGGCTTTTGTCAGTGTGTTTGCCTACACTTTCTCAATCCTTCTTGGTTGGGGAGAAAATGGAGTATGGTGGGGAATTATTATAGGAAACCTTTTTGGAAGTATATTTGCATATATCTGGGCGCACATATACATAAAACGGCTGGAAGATAGTTCAAAATTAGATCCACAGTTAAATAGGCTGTAA
- a CDS encoding MarR family winged helix-turn-helix transcriptional regulator, whose amino-acid sequence MEDIDLHLRNKMGDLDIQLEIFLSIICRNHLVFTNRKAKRLNIKGRHIPCLMLISNCPGITQDEIAYIHQIDKGFIARIVKELEDDEFLCRTIDSENRRKYHISLTEKGKDIIPKIKDIDEEWKEVVCEGLNEDEISKLMDFMNLLAENSIEKIRNRI is encoded by the coding sequence ATGGAAGATATTGATTTACATCTGCGGAATAAAATGGGTGATTTAGATATTCAGCTGGAAATATTTCTTTCTATAATTTGCAGAAATCATCTTGTCTTCACAAATCGAAAAGCAAAAAGATTAAACATTAAAGGCAGGCACATTCCATGTTTAATGTTGATTTCGAATTGTCCTGGAATTACGCAGGATGAAATTGCATACATACATCAAATAGATAAAGGATTTATTGCACGTATAGTGAAAGAACTGGAAGATGATGAATTTTTATGTCGTACCATTGACTCTGAAAACCGTCGTAAATATCATATTTCCTTAACCGAAAAGGGAAAGGACATCATACCCAAAATTAAGGATATTGATGAGGAATGGAAAGAGGTAGTTTGTGAAGGTTTAAATGAAGATGAAATTTCTAAATTAATGGATTTTATGAATTTACTAGCTGAAAACAGTATTGAAAAAATTAGAAATCGCATTTAA